GGGgggggatgagtgtgtgtgtttgtgtttttttgtgtttgtctgtcaagCTGTGTAttgttgggtgtgtgttgtgtctgggctAGATCCGAATACACAACAAGCCTTCACTTTCCAGAACCAGGAGTGTTCTGTCCACCTTTCACATGCTCCTCTGGGTCGCCCTCCAGGTTACCATGAAGACGGGCCAGATGACATCAtcgtcttctcctcctgctaTCTCCCTGACAACAGCGTAGAGAACTACCAGTACGTCATGGATAACCTCTTCAGGTAcgcctcgctctctttctctctctacttctctttcTGTTTGGCTCTCtttcactacctctctctctctttatctctcgttATCtctatcctcacacacacaaaacacaaccaCTAATAGTATATTAATGATTAACAGACTTGTTTCCAGATATCAATGTACAGCCTTGGCtataagttttggcaatgacaaatgttgtgttttgcaaagtttgctggttcagtattggAGGAAAAAGTTTTCACGTGTTTCTATAGAATAAAGGAATActataaggcacatttcatatttttttaagcttttttgggggcgaacattttcaatatatgcaaatagtcccctcttttacagcaatcaatctgctcttaaaatccaatcagaatgatatagtgatttcacctggctagaactggTTCACACGtccccctgtgctgatgatatgacttactgaaattatgttagcagtcattttatgccgaggcccagcaagctttgcaaacacaaaatgtatgtcgctcccaatacttttggccacggctgtaaTCAAAATATCACATTTGAATCCCAGTGTCCTGGGTATAGAGATGTACATGGTTCTAATCTCCGTGGGTCCAATTATATGATGGAAATGGTTTGACAACACATTCAGCAATAAGATATTACATTAaagttacattaactaccatgttACTGTATAGCAGCACTTTATTTGGGGGATTTGGAGGATTTGGGGCTAATTTGGGCTTTCCAGGGGGAAGTGCATGTCAACACTCATCTTCTATTAACGTGAATCTTCAACTGCCTctttacaacatccacttacccctgACACCCCTCCCAGAAACTCTGCCTCCTTACACTTTCGTACTTTCGACCTAAACCGCAAACACTGAATACCATTTAATTACATTTCAATTCCCATGTAGCTACAATGTTGTTACTATACAGGTGTATTGTTGTGTGGTTACCGTCACATGACATCTAACGGTTGCAGGTACGTGATTGGCACGTTGGAGCTCATGGTGTCTCAGGATTACGTTATCGTCTACCTGTGTGCTCTGACCCAGAGGAACAAGCTGCCCGCCATTGGCTGGCTCAGAGAATGCTACACCGCTATCGACCGCAGGTAGGATCTCATTGGACGGCTGAGGGACAAGGTAGGCTGTGATTGGTTGGCTGTATCCATTGAGAAGATGCTTGATGTGACTGGCATTGGGTCAGAGACAAGGACGTACCGGTATGCTCTGATAGGCTGACGCAAGGTTTGCTGAGTTGTCtaaaccacttcctgtctgttgtCTGAGAGGCCcctggaggatggggagggtgaaCCCTTACTCAGCGTTTTGGATGAGGTCACACAGGCAGTTAGGGAAGACGAAGCTCTCTAGAAGGAGGAACctctgacagactgactgaccgtgtgtgtgtggagcatgtgtgtatctgtggagTGTAGGTATatctctgtgtcagtgtgtgtgtgtgtgtagtgtgtgtgtgctgctactCAGCATTTCTTGGATGTTCCCAGGCTCAGGAAGAACTTGAAAGCTCTGTATGTGGTCCATCCCACCTGGTACATCAAGGccctcatcaccatcatcaaacCCTTCCTCAGGTCTGGACCATCactatcaccatcaccaccctcatcatcaccatcaccatcatcgtTATCGTGCATCTGTATTATTCTGTCGTTCAtacatctcccctcccctcccctcccctcctcgccccgcccctcccatcccctcccctcctcctcacctcttctcccctcccctcccctcccctcccctcccctcctctcctctcctctcctctcctctcctctcctctcctctcctctcctctcctctcctctcctctcctctcctctcccctcccctcccctccccccctcccctcccctccccccctcccctcccctcccctcttttctcctctcctcccctcccctcccctcagctcTAAGTTCAGCAGGAAGCTCCAGTTCGTCTCCAGTCTGGAAGATCTCTCCCAGCACGTCCCCACAGAGGGGCTGCAGATCCCAGACGGTGTCCGACAGTGagtatccctccttccctccccctccatcccccttccctccccctctccttccctccccctccttatcCCTAACCGCTAAGacccaaccctaacccagactaaccctaaccctgtccccCAAATCCCAACCATAACCCCTTACCCCTAACCCATAACCCCTATCCCCAAACCCCACCCCTAAACCATGACCCTAACCCAAGACCCAACCACTAACCCCTGACCCTAAAGATAGTGTCTAACATTGACCCCTGAACCCTAAACCCTGAACCCTAAcaggctgtgctctctgctctctcaggTTTGATAAAAGCATGAGCAGGTGATGCTGGACACCCGTGCAATCAGGAACAGTCACACAAAATGGTAGATGGAATCGCCCACCTCTGACAGCCAATCCGATGGCAGGACACATGGCCGACAACCAGTATCATAAGTCCAATGTCTACAGAGGCTGGTCCCTCCTGCTTTCAGCTCGTACTTAGAAGACCCCTCCCCTTCCGCTTCAAACATTCATTATATAAGTTCCAATATGGCTGTCGTTACCATGGCATCGGCCTGGCAGAGTAAACAGGTTCCTACCTGAGGTTCCTCTTGTTCCTACCCGGTAAGAGTCTGATAAGAGGTGCAGAAACAGCCCATGTGTTCTGATTGGTTCAGGTGCACTTTTTCCTGGCAGTTCTGTCGTTGTTTTCATGTTCTATCTTTTTCATCTTCTGATATCTGTTATCTTCAGACTGAATGTGACAGACAGTTCCTAGTTTGGGCAACCGACAACGCATTTTTTCTTTTGTACAGTCTCTTTTCTTCGGTCTCTCCATCACAGTCTTTCTTTAGATCTTAGTCTTTTACGGTCTCTGTAATACTCACCTGAGGAGGGAGCGGCATTTCAGTTCCTTGTAAAGGCGTCTCGCAAACAGAGATAACTTATCTCAATGTGATTAAgctgtataaaaaaataaatgtttaataaACTGTCCACTCTTTGTAGTCTGACACTGTTTCACGAAAGTCACCCTTTGGAAACATGACATCACTTATGAATCCAAGAAACGTGTTGGTTTCTTACATATCTATCTGGTTGTTCCACTCCATATTTAGGGAAGGGTTGTGCTGGCGTAGCACATTAGCGTTCACAATTTATAGATTTTTCTTCAACAAATACGCTGTTGTTTGTCTACTTTAGTACTGAAAGTGTGTGTCCtctgaagaggggggagggcggtGGGCATCAACGAAAAGAACGACTAATACTATCTTCCTTCTCACGGACGTCTTTATCGTCCTTGTGTTTATGTCTCGGACAACAAACAACTGGAAATAAAAGCCCAGCCTCTTCTCCGATGAAGTGGCCTATGAATAGCGACCTGTTCCTTGGTAAGCGGTTGCAGCGTATGAATTAATGCCTTTGTTTGGTCCTGCACTGCACGTCACAGGCTGTAGCTGGTGCTTggttgccacacacacacacacacacacacaggttgtttTTCCAGAGTGTGTGAAAAtggattgttgttgttgtgaggtGCTCTGAGGAATGAGGAGTGGCTGTTTGGCTCCTCACCTCGCTCTTCATCAAGACAGGGCAgcgagggggagacggggggggaggTATGGATGAAGGGGGAGTGGGTGAGAGGGGATGGAGCGAGAGGCGGAGAAGACAGAGACTAGAGGGCGAGTacgagggttggagggatggggagagaggaaaagagacagagagaggggtagaaggagagagcgaagagaggagggagagagagggagagagagggggggaggttcATGTGTGAACCTCCCAGGCGAACAGGAAACGGACCCTGACAGagaaaggaagtgaggtagcaGTGCGGAAACTCAATAAACAGGAAGACAGAACAGAGGCTGAAGTGTGAGGCTGGGACCTGCACTCTATTTATCCAGGaccgacatgcacacacagtcgtTTACGGTTATTGGACTTGGCATGTCATGCAGTTCCGTGTTGAGTTTGGTCACTTAAAACTCTGTGTTGTGAGACTGCAGAGAGGTGAGCTAAGTGTTGCTGCTGTGGCCTGTGCtcagtcagtcaaccagccagccagtcactcAGCCAGCCAACAAAGCAGTAAAGAAGCTAGCCAGTCAGGACACCAGACTCAGGTTGTGCATGAAAGTATGGAGCTGGAGAGGGCTGTATAGTTATGTATGAACGTTGTGTTTTAACCTGCTTGGTGCTGGCGGAGGCTGACAGAACCTGTGATCTGGTTCCAGAGCTGATGTTATCTCCCAGCAGCCCTGGCTGTAATCAAGCAGCACAATGGGCCTCAGATTTCCTTCATGAAGCCCTCAGAGGTTTCACTGCCCTCTGCCAAGGACAgaccctggttgtgtgtgtgtgtgtgtgcggtgctgGACCATGCCCAGTGGTTTATATAGGAACTAAGTCCATTGTTAAGGAGGAAGTGGAGTGTTTTGGAAGGTTTAATTTCCTcttaaagcagagagagagagcaccttTGTATTAATAAAGAACTGAGAAAAACCCCTTCAACATTTCTATGCACaacacgtgtgcatgtgtgtgtgtgtttcagtgatgAGCTTCGAAAAAACAGATGAAAAGaagtcagacaaacacacacctacataaaACATGACTTGTATTTTCAGAAGCAGGTAAAAAGACTCAACGCAGTCTGTGACAGTTCAGAGACAGTTCAGACCCTCCATCCTCAACTCTGGGAGCTGAGGAAACAGACTTCCGGGTTGCAGGACTGTGACATATAGTTGCCATAACAACACCAGCAAGATGGAGACAGATAGCCTGGTCCCAGTAGCGTGTCCGTTAAGATTATGGAACATCCCTGGACTAGACCAAGACAAGGAATGTGATAACACAACCCAGCCTCGTGTCTAGACTTGGAAAGAGATGAAACCTGGGAAGTCTTCGGTCAAGGAAAACATGTacacaaaatataaaaaacatcTAAAACCAAAAAATTCATTCCTACTGTTCAGTCAAGTCAAATAACTGTTCACTGAACAGtggaaataaacaataaaaacaaatacacTTCAAAAATACAAAGCCGGCATTCGTTGTGAACTTGCAGAAGAGCGTCTAAATCTAATACtaaagagagagatcgagatcTAACAGACGGTCCAATCAGAGACCAGAAGGCCAGGGGCCATGAAACACAGTCACCCTATCATGTACTACATCTGGCGGTCCCTCCCAACCTCACTGGTCCGCCGGGTTCACCAGAGGAATCACaaacaagcccccaccccccctgccaACAGACTCTCCGGAAGCGGTGTTTCTCAAACCCTGCTGTTTCTTACAGTAGGTTGTCATAGAGACGGCTGGTCTCTGTGACCTGTCCAAGGGGGTCACGTGACAGGGGGCCGGTCTCCAGGGTCATATGACTCAGACGGGAAGAGCTCCAATGGACTGTAGttcagggcgggggagggataTTACAGTTGTCTGTTAAGAACGATCCTATGTGATCAAAACGGAAGGCTGACAGTCTGATAATCGAGAACTGCTATCCAGGGCAGGCATGTGTCTAATTGAGGCTCATCGTGTTTACgcatgtatgagagagagagtgacggaCACACAGAGCCAACTCGCGTCCACCACCCAGGTCTCCTCTAAACCTGTTACTCAATGGATTCTAGGTGGAGCAGAGCGTGATGCCATATCCTGTCCCTGCattgagcaacacacacacatccaacagcAGCAGTCTATCAATCGGCCATGTAGCACAACACTGATGTGTTGCCATGCTGCGAGAGAGGGGCAGTGTGAAACGTCTGGACGTCTTCTGGATGGTTCCGCTGGATTAGGTAGGACGGCACCATGTAGTCTAGAGGGAAGAACACAATCCTGGGATACAGAGTCCATGGGGAAGAACAGGATGCTGGGATATAGAGTCCATGGGCAGAACAGGATGCTGGGTTATAAGAGTCCATGGGCAGAACAGGATGCTGGTATATAGAGTCCAGGGGCTGATGTGatgaggctgggactggggatCAGGCTAGGGCAGGAGCTTGGAGGCTAGgagtgggggtgaggctggaacTGGGGGTGAGGCTAGTGCTGAGGATGGGAAAGGGGATGAGACTGGTTCTAGAGGTTTGAGTGGGGATGAGGCCGGGACAGGAATGGTGGTCCTAAGTGCTCTCTGTGCAGGAGGGGGGACAGGCTTGCTTGATGCTTGACCAAAGGccaagggtcaggggtcagagaagAGGGGCCAGGGGTCATCAGGTGAGGCTCTGGTTGGGCTGTGCTCCTGAAACAACAGGAAATCGTGTCAGACAGGAAGGTTACTGCACAAGAAGTTTAACAACAAAACCAGCCCCTCTTCGTCAACTGAacgaggagagatggaggcgcGGAGAGACTGAGAAAGCGTCACGGTCAGACTGCGTTGTCAACactcaacaggaagtgagaaaGATCCCGAGACGGCAAAACCACGCATCTGAACACCCAGCCGGCTTCTGAAACAAACTAACTTCCCAGTTGGAGTCAACTGACTCATCTGACTGGTCTCCATGGCGTTTACGGCCAGACGCTGGTCAGAACCCTGACCTCATCCTGCTCTCCTTCTGACGCCAGGTAAACACTGGAAAGCACCCCTCACATGACAGGAAATGGGCTTCGACATTCTATATGAACATGTTCTGAGCTCCTTTTGTTATGAAtgctgtttgagtgtgtgtgtgtgttctcaccagcTATAAGAGGCTGTTCCTGCCGTTGATGCTAGGTCCTTTAGACCTCATCTGTTCCTGGACTGGTCCTGACTGGaaaaacaggaaacacacacgttACATGACCACAACCTGCTCAAACTCCCTGGAAACTCTCTGGACTGagtcagaccaggccaggccagacagaaccaggccagacagacagaaccaGGCCAGACagaaccaggccagaccaggaaAGGCCAGTGAAGCTACAATGACAACATGCCATAACCAGGGTGATGGTCTGTGGTCTATGTAGATCGATCTAACCCCGGCCCCTCCTCCAGGTCacccctcctgtctgtctggggggggcgggggagggggggggtgtcgcCAGGgctctgggagggggaggggggggacaggaagaAGTGACCATAGTCACTTCCTGTGCTTGGTGACAGAGGGGATCCTCTGTgatcaatgacacacacacacacagagggtcttTCATGCGTCTGTCAAGGCCTGCAGCTGGGTCTGTGTGTCGGCCCAAGTCTTCAtctcagagagacacagagagagacagagagagagaggacacgtTCCCGACCGTGCTTCCCTTCCTAAGTGACATGGCTCAGTCCTCCCCCATATGACCTGGTCGGAAGGTAGGCAACAAGGAAACAAGGTAGGAGACAAGTTCCTGGAGTGAAGGATATGTCCTTAACGGACGGATGTTATtgctgggagggggggtatggaagtgtgtgtgtgtgtgtgtgtgtgcacgcggtCTGAGGGCTGGTACAGACTAGGCCTTGTTCCTCAGTGGGCCTGCAGGTGgctggatggaggagggagagagggatagtgaATCCTAATGATTTCCCCGACTCACTGAGTTGAAGGAACGGTCAGGGTCTCGTGACAGCACGTAGTCCTCACATCTCCATCACTCACAGAGCGTGAGGGCGAGCGAGGgagcgtggggagagagagagtgagggaagagGGTCTGAGGGGAAcgtgaggaggagtgaggcagggtgtgaggggtgtgtgtgtgtgtgtgaggatgtgagggagagtgtatgtgtgtgaggatgtgtgggagggatgtgtgggggtgtgtgaatatgtgtgtgagggtacaTACAGGGGGCAGTCCTTCGGCCATCTCCCCAGAGCCGATGTGAGTGAGGTGCATGAAGTTGGTGGGCTCTCCGATCATGGTGCGGTcaatcttcctcctcttcctcttctggaAACGCAGCACACattcagggtcagaggtcacgcaGCAACATGCTTTAACTGTGAAGACACCTACTAAGACGAAGCTGAGGAAAACACCTGGTATACCAGCTTGTTTAAGGTTGTTGTTTTTACTAAGGTGTGACTGACATATCCTGTATGCTGCTGGAGGACAAGGAAGGGGTGGGTTTTTTGTGTGCGCatgcgttggtgtgtgtgtgtgtgtgtgcgcgtgttcaaGCAAGAGAACATGGGCGTCTTTCTGCCATGAGGTCATGAGCTACTGAGGATGTGTTGATGCATGTCCACATACTCtctgactaacacacacacacatatttcaaCATAGTCATATATAAACCCATATCACTGCTGCATGACACGTTGTTTCTCTACACTCTGAAGTTGATTTGCAGCTAAGACCAAAACACGGTTCTATCTGAGGAACTTCCAGACCGGGGTCCTCAGAAACACATTAAGCCGAGCTGGAAGGAGAACCAGAGAAGTGTTCTGGAAGCGGTCCCGGAGTTCTAGCACGTCTTGGCCACCATTGGAGAAAAACCATTCTGTTTCCAGAAGCTGCTGTACTTTCCCTACTCCAGTACTCCAGTATGGGCCAGGGAGAACACAACATTAGAGATAACTTCTTAAAGAAACAAAGTGCAGTCTTACTTCATCCTATGCCAGCTTGCCAAGAAAAAGATACTTTAAAACATGTTCTAAACTGTCTCTGGTGTTCATCCAACAAGCGTAGAACCCAACTCTACCTTACCTTTATATCAAACAGTAAAACATGCAAACTTGCATCTTGCTTTGATTTAAAACGTTAGAATATACTGACAACTATTCTGCTTTGATGTAAAACATGTTAACAACTATCAAGCCCTGATAAAACATTAGAATGCGTGAACAACCCTAGCCTTCCCTGATAAAACAATAGAACAATTCTATCCTGCCCAGCTAAAACACCCAACCCaaatgctaacatgctaacaatGGCGTCATGTTTTGATATAAAACATACCAAGATGCTAGTAACTCTAGTCTTACTGCTAACATGCTAATAGCATCCTGCTCAACTGGGCGGCACCCACAGTGATGGTACGCCAGCCATGCATGACATCAGTCACAGCTAAACAACTCAACACTGCCCATAACTCAACACTAACCCCACCAAGAACCTAACCCCACCAAGACCTAACCCCACCCAGAACCTAACCCCGCCCAGAACCTAACCCCGCCCAGAACCTAACCCCACCAAGAACCTAACCCCGCCAAGAACCTAACCCCGCCAAGAACCTAACCCCGCCAAGAACCTAACCCCGCCAAGAACCTAACCCCGCCCAGCACCTAACCCCGCCCAGCACCTAACCCCGCCCAGAACCTAACCCCACCCAGAACCTAACCCCGCCCAGAACCTAACCCCGCCCAGAACCTAACCCCGCCCAGAACCTAACCCCGCCCAGAACCTAACCCCGCCCAGAACCTAACCCCACCAAGAAGCCAACCCTGCCCTTACATGGAGGACCAGTGAagatggaggactgggagacagGCGGCCCTGAAGAAGCTGAGGCTCTGGGACATCGGCTAGCTGAGAGATGGGCGGTCatctacgtgtgtgtatgtgtgtgtgtgtgtgtgttttacgcTGCCTTCCACACAggaaaaaattaataaaacctGTCTCCGAGCAACTTATTCTGGGTGATGCCATTAGTGAGAGTTGCCTTATGTTAAGTAATGACATGCAGACCCTCTGtactggtgtgggtgtgtgtgtgtgtgtttgagtgtaggGTGCTCATGAGAACGCTCTGGCAGGGACCCTGTACTGTTCTTTATTAGCTAGAACCTCGTTATAAAGTCTTTAGGAACACTCGTAAAAACGCTGGGCCAACATGTTCACTCCAGATGGAGAACAAACTCTTCCCACCAACTCACCCTGATCCAGCCCAGGACTGCCAGTTCTGCCCTAGCTCtaaccccagccccaacccaagccccaaccccagccccaaccccaaccccagccccaaccctagCCCCAACCCTAGCCCCAACCCTAGCTTCAGCCATGTTTTACTCTCAACTGCTTttctgtacgtgtgtgcgtgtgtgtgaatgtatgcaTTAGAACACGTGCATGTTTATTAGAAGCGGCGTCTCTGTGTATTGTTGCTGCCCACAATAGAACAAACACAGACCCTAAAAATaaaggaggggaagaagggaTGGAAGAGAGGGTCCCTTGGGGCCTAGAGCCAGcacactccctctctgtgtctctctgtgtgtctctctgtgtgtctctctgtgtgtctctctctgtgtctctctctgtgtctctctctgtgtgtctctctctgtgtctctctctgtgtctctctctgtgtctctctgtgtgtctctctgtgtgtccctgtgtccctctcctGAGCTGTGAGGTTGTTGGGGTGGGGGTCTGTCATTGTTGACTAGAGGGAACCGACACAGGCCCCAGTTACGCAACGCCTCAATCCCTGCCACACCATGACCCCTGAACCAGGAAGAGGCTTGGgtcaagaaaagagagaaagggagagaatgcgtgaaaatctgtgtgtgtgtgtgtgtgtgtgtcttaccggAGGAGGCTTGGCCACCACACAGCAACCCATCTTGTGCCAGAAGTGGCTCATCCCCGGCCCCGACGCGTCCAgccccctgctctctgtcacCGCCCTGCAGGACCCCCTCTGTCCCTGCACCCTGGACTGGTCCTGGGGCATCCAGTTACGCCTGCCGTCCAGCCTTCGTCCTCCGTTCCCCCGGGCCCTGTCCCTCACAGTCTGCTCCAGGGAGTTCTCAGTCCAGATCCAGTCTCAGGGAAGATGTTCTGATGGCAGTCTCTGgtccgtccacacacacacacacacacacacacagatcagttATTCAGGTGATCCGAACAGCCTTGGATGTCCCGAGGAAAAAGTTTTGTTTGAGCGTTCTGCATGTTTGCATTTTCTATCACATAGCTAGCTGGACAACTGAGGCAGCGTTTGCCGAGATGATAATCTTTCATGAAACTAGCTGaacaaggctgtgtgtgtgtgtgttcctgctatGGAGGACTTTGCTCTTGCAGGGTTTACTAAGGTatctctgcctgcctggctaCACCACTGGGGGCTACTTAGGCAGAGATTAGAGAACTGTAAAGTATTCTAGAACCATTAGAAACCTTACTGAACTGTATAGCGTTCTACAACCATTAGGAACCTTACAGAGCTGAGAAGGGTTCTAGAACCATTAGAAACTTTGCAGAACTGTGGAGACTGAGAAGCCAGTGAGGCTGGCTGAGGGATTCTCTACCCAGCAGACAGACCAGCCTCATGACCCATCTCCCCATGACTGCAACCACAGACAGGGAaacaaggagagggggagtaggaggaggagaagggaggaggggggaggaaggggacgcACAAGAAGGCAGCTTAAATGCTTGTCCCGTGAGGTAAGGATTAACGGAAACTCCCGCTCTTAACGGGACGCTCCTCATCCAGTATAAATAAACTAGGCTCCCTGGAGAAGCTGGCCAGACCGGGTCAGTCCACTTTAGGGAGCCCCCTCTTGACCCTCCACCCACAACTGTGGACCAGGATGGTGCGGTCCAACTGGCTGGGGAAGGCCAGAGAGTTCGACTCTGTCCCTGCTGACGTCACGAAATACAGACGGGTAGAAAGAGTGAGTCAGGGTGCCGGCCACTCTGGATCAGGTCTGTGAGACAGAGGTTCTCTAGATGAACTTTGtataacacacagacagaccctgTACTCTCTGAACTCATGATCAGCCGGTGATCAGCTGTTATCAGACTTtggtgagggcaggggggcaaGGTAAGAACAGACTACAATGGCAGCTCTGTCAACTCACAATCTTCTGCTTCAGCTCATGTGTGTGTCATATATGatgttgctcacacacacaaacacacccacagccTTCCAGTGAGCAGGCTTTGAAGGCTAAAGTACCTCAGTCTCGTAGCTAACAGCTCCCCAAACACATTAGCATGAGGCTTTGTATTTAAACGAGACACTTGGCCTGACCAatgagaagtttgtctttttgaGAGATGCACCATTTTAGCACAAACTTGAATGGTTTCGTAGTCCACACAAACTTAAAATGGGGCTAGTAGTCCACACCTGCAGTTTAGCACGATGATTCAAGCCCACAAGCTATACTCTGCAGCTAAGCTAATACAAGCACCAACACAAGTGTTAAACCCTGAATATTACACTGTGTTCATCCATATAAGGCATTGTTCTGAGCTTTTTGATATCCAAAACACCATGAGTCATGGTCAAGATCTGTGTTGCCCAGCCCTGTTCTTGGAGAGCTAGCAAGCATCCATGTAGACTTCTCTTCAACCTTAATCGAGCACACCTTTCTCATAATGAGCTGGTTGCTAAGCATGAATCATGTTAAAAACAACTGGGGTTGGAATGTacacctacaggagggtatctctccaggagcagggttggaatAGGCTATGtgactggggaggaggagggttcaCAATGGGCCCTTTAATGCAAGGTCTCTAGGTGGGAATGCTGGTTAACGGCACCTTTAAAATCATGGCAGGTGTTAGAGTTACACCAACCCCTTGGAAAACAGGCGCAGGAGCAGGACACGGATCGGGCAAGACTGCATGGGGAAAGTTTGGGATTAAATAACGAAAACAAtgaattggtgtgtgtgtgatggtgatcTGCAGGCCTTACAGCAGA
This genomic window from Hypomesus transpacificus isolate Combined female chromosome 4, fHypTra1, whole genome shotgun sequence contains:
- the LOC124467171 gene encoding CDC42 small effector protein 1-like yields the protein MPQDQSRVQGQRGSCRAVTESRGLDASGPGMSHFWHKMGCCVVAKPPPKRKRRKIDRTMIGEPTNFMHLTHIGSGEMAEGLPPSGPVQEQMRSKGPSINGRNSLL